In Microcoleus sp. FACHB-831, the following proteins share a genomic window:
- a CDS encoding SGNH/GDSL hydrolase family protein, producing MFTGSKTFPAWALLSLATNGLLMLAVILLLLREHWLPASSQASVSATQVSLLSSPQAPPPNLGPRHQLNYDQWVALLGREASVAATQQPKHLTILAGDSLSLWFPTDLLPPERTWLNQGISGETSAGLLRRLDLFDETKPEVIFVMIGINDLIRGVKNETILANQRQIIKYLRRVHPRSQVVVQSILPHGGEATTWEGRDRLLAIPNSRIQEINKQLAAIAAAEGALYLDLHPLFADANGNLRSVLTSDGLHLSPQGYMVWRSALQVFAQFKIEEAGANSQPYRRRR from the coding sequence GTGTTCACTGGCTCAAAAACATTTCCGGCTTGGGCTTTGTTATCCCTAGCTACTAATGGGTTGCTAATGCTGGCAGTCATCCTCTTGCTCCTACGGGAACACTGGCTGCCCGCTAGTTCGCAAGCAAGTGTTTCTGCGACTCAAGTTAGCCTTCTGAGTAGCCCGCAGGCTCCGCCCCCTAATTTAGGGCCGCGTCACCAGCTCAATTACGACCAGTGGGTGGCTTTGCTGGGGCGAGAAGCGTCTGTAGCAGCAACACAGCAGCCCAAACATTTAACGATTCTGGCTGGGGATTCTCTCAGCCTGTGGTTTCCGACCGACTTGTTGCCCCCAGAGCGAACCTGGCTCAATCAGGGAATCTCCGGGGAAACCTCGGCGGGCTTGCTAAGACGATTGGATCTGTTTGACGAAACTAAGCCGGAGGTCATTTTTGTGATGATCGGCATCAATGACCTGATCCGGGGGGTAAAAAACGAGACGATTTTGGCTAACCAGCGACAGATTATTAAATATCTGCGGCGGGTTCATCCCCGAAGCCAGGTTGTGGTTCAATCGATTTTGCCCCACGGTGGAGAGGCAACAACTTGGGAAGGCCGCGATCGCCTCTTGGCAATTCCTAACAGCCGCATCCAGGAAATTAACAAGCAACTGGCTGCGATCGCTGCTGCTGAAGGCGCTCTTTATCTCGATTTACATCCCCTGTTTGCGGATGCTAATGGCAATCTCCGTTCTGTACTCACCTCAGATGGCTTGCACTTGAGTCCCCAAGGCTATATGGTGTGGCGTTCTGCCCTCCAGGTGTTTGCTCAGTTCAAAATTGAGGAAGCCGGAGCTAATAGCCAGCCTTACCGTAGAAGGCGATAA
- the egtD gene encoding L-histidine N(alpha)-methyltransferase: MTISKTASSNVSSPYTIEKRLQLQHLLSSTQAKEIKQVDGSDVVKGLSQTPKSLPPRYFYDDKGSQLFEQICELPEYYLTRTETAILQKYAGEVASFTGACELVELGSGSSTKTRVLLDAYQELGYPLRYLPIDVSAGILENSAKDLLADYPSLQVNGIVSTYELALENLPAAELPSRAICFIGSTLGNLKPEECERFFSQITSALQVGEYFLLGIDLQKPAHLLNAAYNDSQGVTAAFNLNMLEHLNWKFDGNFDTTQFEHWAFYNESQHQIEMHLKSKRSQSVHLRALDLTVEFEMGETILTEISRKFDINVMQQYLEARRLKPLQVWTDADRWFGLVLCQLQSA, translated from the coding sequence ATGACAATTTCTAAAACTGCAAGCAGCAATGTATCTTCCCCATACACTATAGAAAAACGCTTGCAGCTACAGCATTTACTTAGTTCTACCCAAGCAAAAGAAATAAAACAAGTTGACGGTAGCGATGTTGTTAAGGGTTTAAGTCAAACTCCCAAATCGTTACCGCCTCGCTATTTTTACGATGACAAAGGTTCGCAGCTGTTTGAGCAAATCTGTGAGTTACCGGAATATTATCTAACACGCACGGAAACTGCTATTTTGCAGAAATATGCGGGTGAAGTTGCGAGTTTTACAGGTGCGTGCGAACTGGTGGAACTGGGTAGCGGTAGTTCAACTAAAACCCGCGTTCTGTTAGATGCTTATCAGGAATTAGGCTATCCGCTGCGCTATCTACCAATTGATGTTAGTGCGGGAATTTTGGAAAATAGTGCTAAAGATTTGCTGGCTGATTATCCATCGCTACAGGTAAATGGAATAGTAAGTACCTATGAGTTGGCGTTGGAAAATTTACCAGCAGCCGAGTTACCAAGCCGCGCGATTTGTTTTATTGGTAGCACGTTGGGTAATTTGAAGCCAGAAGAGTGCGAGCGCTTCTTTTCACAGATTACTTCTGCTCTCCAGGTCGGGGAGTATTTCTTGTTAGGGATAGACTTGCAAAAGCCAGCACATCTGTTGAATGCAGCCTATAACGATAGCCAGGGAGTAACGGCTGCTTTTAATCTGAATATGTTGGAGCATTTGAACTGGAAATTTGATGGCAATTTTGACACGACGCAGTTTGAACATTGGGCGTTTTATAACGAATCGCAGCACCAGATTGAGATGCATTTGAAGAGTAAGCGATCGCAATCTGTGCATTTACGCGCCTTAGATTTAACCGTTGAGTTTGAGATGGGCGAGACAATTTTAACTGAAATTTCTCGCAAATTTGATATCAATGTTATGCAGCAGTATCTGGAAGCACGGCGTCTAAAACCTCTGCAAGTTTGGACAGATGCGGATCGGTGGTTTGGCTTGGTGTTGTGTCAACTGCAATCGGCGTAA
- a CDS encoding dual specificity protein phosphatase family protein, with protein sequence MKYTFIFLILGTYLIVISFKLGILGWLLFWCGVSFITLGAAYGWLGARVFGKGSDGRMAWWAMALLMPYLLLTWAIWHLQIRIGKEDSWNAIAPNIWLGRRPFVKDLPDNISLIVDLTAEFSESQKVIAGRDYICVPTLDASVPDDKTFRELIEKVSAWQGNIYIHCALGHGRSATVVAGVLVAKGLADNVDRAEEIIKKKRPGIEISKAQRRLLNRVVT encoded by the coding sequence ATGAAATACACATTTATCTTTCTAATTTTAGGAACTTATCTAATCGTAATTAGCTTTAAATTGGGAATATTGGGATGGCTGCTTTTTTGGTGTGGTGTTAGTTTTATTACCCTCGGCGCGGCATATGGATGGCTAGGGGCGCGAGTATTTGGCAAAGGGTCAGATGGTAGGATGGCATGGTGGGCTATGGCTTTATTGATGCCATACTTATTGTTAACCTGGGCAATCTGGCACTTGCAAATAAGAATAGGAAAAGAGGATAGTTGGAACGCGATCGCGCCTAATATATGGTTAGGGCGCAGACCATTTGTTAAAGACTTGCCAGATAATATCAGTTTGATAGTCGATTTAACAGCAGAATTCTCAGAATCTCAGAAAGTTATTGCAGGCAGAGATTATATTTGCGTCCCCACATTAGATGCATCTGTACCTGACGATAAAACCTTTCGAGAACTAATAGAAAAAGTCTCAGCTTGGCAAGGAAATATTTATATCCACTGTGCCCTTGGACACGGAAGATCGGCAACAGTCGTCGCTGGTGTACTTGTGGCAAAAGGGCTTGCAGATAATGTCGATCGAGCAGAGGAAATTATCAAAAAAAAGCGTCCTGGAATTGAGATTAGTAAAGCCCAGCGTCGCTTGCTTAATAGGGTAGTTACTTAA
- the rplL gene encoding 50S ribosomal protein L7/L12: MKPIKKGAAGFLLTLGFFFLLLAVYQPFGKETKRDKIISQVLTCLVYSLPLMGAGSWLAWESYKDHKQEIRDRVQSTFYRLIKEGDGNITVLNFAMEAKLTAEQAKQYLDEKAKEFDGSFNVSEEGGISYYFLISGTSDRYLYSSNTIPTTEAQERCDVILEDSPNSNKIAIIKAVREITGLGLKHAKDIVEATPQPVKKCVTRDEAESIKAQLEKAGAKVNIR; encoded by the coding sequence ATGAAGCCAATCAAAAAAGGCGCTGCGGGGTTCCTACTGACTTTAGGCTTTTTTTTCTTATTACTTGCGGTTTATCAACCTTTTGGCAAAGAGACTAAACGAGATAAGATAATAAGCCAGGTTCTCACTTGTCTTGTCTATAGTTTGCCTTTAATGGGAGCGGGTAGCTGGCTGGCGTGGGAATCTTACAAAGACCACAAGCAAGAAATCCGCGATCGCGTCCAGTCTACTTTTTACCGACTAATCAAAGAAGGTGATGGGAATATCACAGTTCTAAACTTTGCAATGGAGGCGAAGCTAACAGCAGAGCAAGCGAAGCAATATTTGGATGAAAAAGCTAAAGAGTTTGATGGTAGTTTTAACGTAAGCGAGGAAGGGGGAATTTCTTATTATTTCCTCATATCCGGAACGAGCGATCGCTACCTATATTCTTCCAATACTATCCCTACAACAGAAGCTCAAGAAAGATGCGATGTAATTTTAGAAGATTCTCCCAACTCTAATAAAATTGCCATTATCAAAGCGGTAAGGGAAATAACAGGGTTAGGTCTGAAGCACGCCAAAGACATAGTAGAAGCTACACCACAACCTGTTAAAAAATGCGTTACCAGGGATGAAGCCGAAAGCATCAAGGCGCAGTTGGAAAAAGCAGGCGCAAAGGTTAATATTAGATAA
- the bchM gene encoding magnesium protoporphyrin IX methyltransferase, which yields MNALDDKTIVREYFNATGFDRWRRIYGDGEVNKVQLDIRTGHQQTVDTVLGWLKDDGNLANLSICDAGCGVGSLSIPLAQASAKVFASDISEKMVEEGKERSQTVLQNADNLTFAVQDLETLSGKYHTVICLDVLIHYPQDKAAEMINHLSSMAESRVILSFAPKTCALTLLKKIGSFFPGPSKATRAYLHREADVVKILESAGFSIQRQAMTRTRFYFSRILEATRK from the coding sequence ATGAACGCACTTGACGATAAAACGATTGTTCGGGAATACTTCAACGCCACTGGTTTCGACCGCTGGCGGCGGATTTACGGCGATGGCGAAGTTAATAAAGTCCAGTTAGATATCCGCACGGGACACCAGCAAACAGTCGATACCGTCTTGGGTTGGCTGAAAGATGATGGCAATTTGGCTAACTTGTCGATTTGCGATGCTGGTTGCGGCGTCGGTAGCCTCAGCATCCCCCTAGCCCAAGCAAGTGCGAAAGTGTTCGCCAGCGATATTTCCGAGAAAATGGTAGAAGAAGGGAAAGAGCGATCGCAAACTGTCTTGCAGAACGCGGATAATCTTACTTTCGCCGTTCAAGATTTGGAGACATTAAGCGGCAAATATCACACCGTCATTTGCCTCGACGTGCTAATTCACTATCCCCAAGATAAAGCAGCGGAGATGATAAATCATCTCAGTTCTATGGCAGAATCTCGCGTGATTCTCAGCTTCGCGCCTAAAACTTGCGCCTTGACTTTGCTAAAGAAAATTGGCAGTTTTTTCCCTGGCCCTAGTAAAGCAACTAGGGCTTATCTGCATCGCGAAGCTGATGTTGTGAAGATTCTTGAAAGTGCTGGGTTTTCAATTCAGCGACAGGCTATGACTCGCACCCGTTTTTACTTTTCGCGCATACTGGAAGCTACGCGAAAATGA
- a CDS encoding DUF423 domain-containing protein, producing MTQIFLAIASILAGLSVAAGAFATHALREKLSDRAIEIFETGARYQMYHALALLVVALLLSRAETSHSFLVASGVAFIAGIALFSGSLYALSFSGIKWLGAIAPLGGAAFLIGWGCLAVAAFSFK from the coding sequence ATTACTCAAATTTTTCTAGCGATCGCATCTATTTTAGCTGGTTTATCTGTTGCTGCTGGTGCATTTGCGACGCACGCTCTCAGGGAAAAACTCAGCGATCGCGCTATCGAAATTTTCGAGACTGGCGCTCGTTATCAGATGTATCACGCTTTGGCACTGTTAGTGGTAGCCTTATTATTAAGTCGCGCCGAAACATCCCACTCTTTCCTAGTTGCATCTGGGGTTGCTTTCATCGCTGGCATAGCACTTTTTTCAGGGAGTTTGTACGCCCTGAGTTTCAGCGGTATAAAGTGGTTGGGCGCGATCGCTCCCCTTGGTGGAGCTGCTTTTCTAATTGGCTGGGGTTGTCTTGCGGTTGCAGCTTTTAGCTTTAAGTAA
- the amt gene encoding ammonium transporter produces MRKKVLIACLISLCLLSVPLVGNVLAQDASPTTSPSPTLTSPSPDTTLVSPSPTATTSPTASPTDSPTPTPTPTSSTVPGSVPGTNSTPTAEPTTASPAPADTISAADAKTAADNAQSAADTAWMLVSSALVLLMTPGLAFFYGGLVKGRNVLNTMMMSFVLMGIVGVTWVLWGYSLAFGNAYETVAGGANRIQANPLIGNLDWLFLNGVAFDKPDPIGYAATIPHQIFMVYQMMFAIITPALISGAIVERMSFKAYFWFVLLWSTFIYSPLAHWVWGKGWLGAMGALDFAGGTVVHISSGVSAVVAAWVIGPRKNFAVTPHAPHNVPYVLLGIGLLWFGWFGFNGGSALASGALATVAFVATMVSACAGGLMWVILEWVLRGKPTAIGIASGFLAGLVGITPAAGFVTPGYAILIGFITSVCCFFAVSWRAKLQFDDSLDTFPIHGVGGTVGALLTALFATNAVNQLKGPDGKVMNLGLVDGNAGQLVTQFIGVAATYVFAAVGTFVILKGLSLVMDLRVKPVAEDQGLDINEHGEEGYGDEFASGLSFKGE; encoded by the coding sequence GTGAGAAAAAAAGTTCTAATTGCTTGCCTAATCTCGCTGTGTCTGCTAAGTGTGCCCCTAGTCGGAAATGTACTTGCTCAAGATGCATCGCCTACGACAAGTCCTTCTCCAACACTGACGAGTCCATCACCGGATACTACTTTAGTTTCACCGTCACCGACGGCTACAACAAGCCCAACCGCATCACCGACGGATTCGCCAACTCCAACGCCAACACCGACATCTAGTACCGTGCCTGGGTCGGTTCCGGGGACAAATTCTACTCCAACCGCCGAGCCTACAACAGCTTCTCCAGCGCCCGCTGATACAATAAGCGCTGCCGACGCTAAAACAGCAGCTGATAATGCTCAATCAGCCGCAGACACCGCTTGGATGTTAGTCTCCTCAGCCCTCGTGCTGCTGATGACTCCAGGGCTGGCTTTCTTCTACGGGGGATTAGTCAAAGGGCGCAACGTCCTCAACACCATGATGATGAGCTTCGTCCTAATGGGGATTGTTGGTGTTACTTGGGTGTTATGGGGCTATAGTCTTGCCTTTGGTAATGCATATGAGACAGTCGCAGGTGGCGCAAATCGAATTCAGGCCAATCCTCTAATAGGCAACTTAGACTGGCTGTTTTTGAACGGCGTTGCCTTCGACAAACCAGACCCAATTGGTTATGCTGCAACGATTCCGCATCAAATCTTCATGGTTTACCAGATGATGTTTGCCATCATCACCCCGGCGCTGATTTCTGGGGCAATTGTTGAGCGGATGAGTTTCAAGGCATACTTCTGGTTTGTACTGCTTTGGTCTACATTTATCTACTCTCCCCTGGCTCACTGGGTTTGGGGCAAAGGCTGGCTCGGCGCTATGGGAGCGTTAGACTTTGCGGGCGGTACAGTCGTACACATCAGCTCTGGTGTTTCTGCTGTCGTCGCCGCTTGGGTGATTGGACCGCGCAAAAACTTCGCAGTGACGCCACACGCACCCCATAACGTTCCCTACGTCTTGCTGGGAATCGGCCTGCTGTGGTTTGGTTGGTTTGGCTTTAACGGCGGTAGTGCTTTAGCATCAGGTGCCCTGGCAACGGTTGCCTTTGTCGCCACAATGGTATCTGCGTGTGCTGGCGGTCTAATGTGGGTCATCCTGGAATGGGTACTCCGGGGCAAACCAACTGCCATCGGTATTGCTAGCGGCTTCCTAGCAGGTCTGGTAGGTATTACGCCTGCGGCAGGATTTGTTACCCCCGGTTACGCTATCCTCATCGGTTTTATCACCTCTGTTTGCTGTTTCTTCGCGGTCAGTTGGCGGGCCAAATTGCAGTTTGACGACTCTCTGGACACTTTTCCAATTCACGGCGTCGGCGGTACTGTAGGGGCGCTTCTGACAGCTCTTTTTGCTACCAATGCCGTCAATCAACTCAAGGGTCCTGATGGAAAAGTTATGAATCTTGGGCTGGTAGATGGCAATGCAGGGCAACTGGTGACGCAATTCATCGGTGTAGCAGCAACCTACGTTTTCGCGGCTGTTGGCACCTTTGTTATCCTCAAGGGTCTATCTTTAGTCATGGATCTCCGCGTTAAGCCTGTAGCCGAAGACCAAGGTTTGGATATCAACGAACATGGTGAAGAAGGTTACGGAGATGAATTTGCTTCTGGCCTGAGTTTTAAGGGCGAGTAA
- the purE gene encoding 5-(carboxyamino)imidazole ribonucleotide mutase: MTQPLIGIIMGSDSDLPTMQGAIAVCEDFGIACEVAIVSAHRTPERMVEYAQQAHVRGLKVIIAGAGGAAHLPGMVASLTPLPVIGVPVASRHLQGVDSLYSIVQMPAGIPVATVAIGNAKNAGLLAVQILASHQPELLEKVQQYRQSLAESVMEKQGRLDQLGYKQYLEQMP, from the coding sequence ATGACTCAACCACTAATTGGAATTATCATGGGCAGCGATTCCGATTTGCCTACCATGCAGGGAGCGATCGCTGTATGTGAAGACTTCGGCATTGCCTGCGAAGTTGCAATTGTCTCTGCCCACCGCACGCCAGAACGCATGGTGGAATATGCCCAGCAAGCGCACGTCCGGGGGCTAAAAGTAATTATCGCTGGTGCTGGCGGTGCAGCCCATCTGCCTGGTATGGTTGCCTCGCTTACACCCTTGCCAGTAATTGGGGTTCCCGTAGCCAGCCGTCACTTACAGGGAGTCGATTCCCTCTATTCAATCGTGCAAATGCCAGCCGGAATTCCTGTCGCCACCGTCGCCATTGGCAATGCCAAAAATGCTGGACTTCTGGCTGTGCAAATTTTGGCTTCCCATCAACCAGAGTTATTAGAGAAAGTGCAGCAGTATCGGCAAAGTTTAGCCGAATCTGTAATGGAAAAGCAAGGGCGACTAGATCAACTGGGTTATAAGCAGTATCTAGAGCAAATGCCCTAA
- a CDS encoding pentapeptide repeat-containing protein gives MDAEELLRRYAAGERDFARVDLRSKDLGGVDLSGADLSGARISFLELANLRGTNLRNARLADANLDGADLTGANLRGADLRDATLRGANLTDADLRGADLFETDLRRANLTYANLGGVNLEKVVFCDTIMPDGFIRNDHCLVENRLGRGRAYISK, from the coding sequence ATGGACGCTGAGGAATTGCTCAGAAGATATGCTGCTGGGGAGAGGGATTTTGCTCGTGTGGACTTGAGAAGCAAGGATTTGGGAGGGGTTGACCTCAGTGGAGCTGACTTGAGCGGTGCCAGAATTAGTTTCCTCGAACTTGCCAATTTGAGAGGAACCAATCTGCGTAATGCCCGTTTGGCTGATGCCAATTTGGATGGTGCTGATCTGACTGGAGCTAACCTCAGAGGAGCTGATTTGCGTGATGCCACTCTCAGGGGTGCCAATCTGACTGATGCCGATCTCAGAGGGGCTGACTTGTTTGAAACTGATCTGAGAAGAGCTAACTTGACCTATGCCAATTTGGGGGGGGTCAATCTGGAAAAAGTGGTTTTTTGCGATACCATTATGCCAGACGGATTCATTCGGAACGATCACTGTTTAGTTGAGAACCGTTTGGGACGAGGTAGAGCATACATCAGTAAATAG
- the nagA gene encoding N-acetylglucosamine-6-phosphate deacetylase yields MTQATTLSFATPMDIINARVLGCEGLQQIFVDSQGIVKSILPMDVVFKRVPPPDLQVVDVGGDWVSLGGVDLQINGALGLAFPDLNVENADKLPEICKFLWNQGVDGFLPTIVTTSVENIQRSLSVLADFATTGEQGGVAQMLGVHLEGPFLNFQKRGAHPEEYLLPLTIENIKRVLGDYASIVKVMTLAPELDETGEAIEYLRSLGITVSLGHSQATAAEAERAFKLGASMVTHAFNAMPSLHHREPGLLGAAIVHPDVKCGLIADGQHVSLTMIELLLRASCYEKGIFLVSDALAPLGLPDGVYPWDTRQIEVKNGTARLPDGTLSGTTLGLLVGVQNLVKWGICGVETAIALATEAPRQAIAMTGIIGENAAKLLRWRLDEATRELTWERLM; encoded by the coding sequence ATGACACAAGCAACAACTCTGTCATTTGCTACACCGATGGATATTATCAACGCTAGAGTGCTAGGTTGCGAAGGCTTGCAGCAAATATTTGTCGATTCGCAAGGAATTGTTAAATCAATTTTGCCGATGGATGTGGTGTTTAAACGGGTTCCACCGCCCGATTTGCAAGTAGTGGATGTCGGTGGGGATTGGGTTTCGCTTGGTGGAGTGGATTTGCAGATTAACGGGGCGCTGGGCTTGGCATTTCCCGATTTGAATGTTGAGAATGCGGATAAGTTGCCAGAAATTTGTAAATTTCTGTGGAATCAGGGCGTAGATGGATTTTTGCCCACCATAGTTACGACATCGGTGGAGAACATACAGCGATCGCTCTCTGTTTTAGCCGATTTTGCTACAACAGGGGAGCAAGGCGGAGTTGCCCAAATGCTTGGGGTACACCTAGAGGGGCCATTTTTGAATTTCCAAAAGCGAGGCGCACATCCCGAAGAGTATCTTTTGCCGCTGACGATTGAGAATATCAAGCGCGTTTTAGGGGATTACGCGAGTATCGTGAAAGTGATGACGCTTGCGCCAGAGTTAGATGAGACAGGCGAGGCGATAGAATATTTGCGATCGCTCGGCATTACTGTTAGTCTGGGACACTCACAAGCCACAGCAGCGGAAGCAGAACGGGCATTTAAACTAGGAGCATCGATGGTGACTCATGCGTTTAATGCCATGCCGAGTTTACATCACCGAGAACCGGGATTATTGGGAGCTGCGATAGTCCATCCTGATGTTAAGTGTGGTTTAATTGCCGACGGTCAGCACGTCTCTCTTACTATGATTGAGCTGCTATTACGAGCAAGCTGCTATGAGAAAGGCATTTTTTTGGTAAGCGATGCTTTAGCACCATTAGGGCTTCCAGATGGAGTTTATCCTTGGGATACGCGACAGATTGAGGTAAAAAATGGCACGGCGAGACTGCCAGATGGAACGCTTTCGGGGACGACGCTAGGGCTATTGGTGGGAGTGCAGAATTTAGTCAAATGGGGGATTTGTGGCGTGGAAACAGCGATCGCGCTTGCAACTGAAGCACCAAGACAAGCGATCGCGATGACAGGAATAATTGGTGAAAATGCCGCTAAATTGTTGCGCTGGCGCTTAGATGAAGCAACACGCGAACTTACGTGGGAACGATTAATGTAG
- a CDS encoding ammonium transporter: MSKLMLKKKKQRTKIRRLSSNWQTYSPRNASILKKLQIAIKRLSPSWQACIPLATLIVLVWGYVAVAQDAPAAAPAGPTTAELKVALDTLWVAIAAFLVFFMNAGFCMLETGFCRQKNAVNVLSKNLIVFALATVAFWAIGFGLMFGDGNPFIGTNGFFLNGADNSPATASAYQGVFGSLNWAGVPLAAKFLFQLVFAGTAATIVSGAVAERIKFVDFLIFSVLLVAIAYPITGHWIWGGGWLSYGYQNLPEVNGALKVGFWDFAGSTVVHSVGGWAALMGAAFLGPRIGKYQDGESLAMPGHNMSIATLGALILWLGWFGFNPGSTMAADPYAITHIALTTNMAGAAGGIAATITAWIYLGKPDLSMIINGILAGLVGVTASCAFISITSALIIGVIAGILVVFAVPFFDRLKIDDPVGATSVHLVCGIWGTLAVGLFSAGPGVYSWYGDGLGPAKGLLIGGGPNQLIAQLVGIVSVGGITVLLSTIFWLALKATLGIRVTPQEEFEGLDIGEHGMEAYSGMAKESGAGGVSDGGRHGGMGTASGQYAK, encoded by the coding sequence ATGTCTAAACTAATGCTCAAAAAGAAGAAGCAGAGAACTAAAATTAGGCGCCTATCTTCAAATTGGCAAACCTACTCACCTCGGAATGCCAGTATCTTAAAGAAGTTGCAAATTGCCATAAAGAGATTGTCTCCTTCTTGGCAAGCCTGCATACCCCTGGCGACTTTAATTGTGCTGGTTTGGGGTTATGTAGCCGTTGCCCAGGATGCTCCCGCAGCTGCACCTGCTGGCCCAACGACAGCAGAATTGAAGGTAGCTCTGGATACGCTGTGGGTAGCGATCGCCGCCTTCTTAGTGTTCTTTATGAACGCTGGCTTTTGTATGTTAGAAACTGGCTTCTGCCGCCAGAAAAACGCCGTCAACGTCCTCTCCAAAAACTTAATTGTTTTCGCCCTCGCCACCGTCGCCTTTTGGGCAATTGGCTTTGGTTTGATGTTTGGGGATGGCAATCCCTTCATTGGCACCAACGGGTTTTTCCTAAACGGAGCAGATAACAGTCCGGCGACAGCAAGTGCCTATCAAGGCGTCTTCGGCTCACTCAATTGGGCGGGTGTACCATTAGCTGCCAAGTTTTTGTTCCAGCTAGTATTTGCAGGGACAGCCGCAACGATTGTATCGGGAGCAGTTGCAGAACGGATTAAATTTGTTGACTTCCTCATCTTCAGCGTCTTGCTCGTCGCCATCGCCTACCCTATTACCGGACACTGGATCTGGGGCGGTGGTTGGCTATCTTATGGATATCAAAACCTGCCTGAAGTTAACGGTGCTTTGAAAGTAGGCTTTTGGGATTTTGCCGGCTCGACAGTAGTTCACTCAGTTGGCGGGTGGGCAGCTTTAATGGGAGCGGCATTTTTGGGACCCCGCATCGGCAAATATCAAGACGGTGAAAGCTTGGCGATGCCAGGACATAACATGAGCATTGCCACCTTGGGTGCTTTGATTCTCTGGTTGGGCTGGTTTGGCTTCAACCCAGGCTCAACAATGGCAGCCGATCCATATGCCATAACTCACATTGCGCTGACAACTAACATGGCTGGTGCTGCCGGCGGAATTGCCGCTACCATTACAGCTTGGATATACCTTGGCAAGCCAGATCTTTCAATGATCATCAATGGAATTTTGGCTGGCTTAGTTGGTGTTACAGCGTCCTGTGCTTTCATCAGCATTACCAGTGCTTTGATAATTGGCGTGATTGCTGGAATTCTGGTAGTTTTCGCTGTCCCCTTCTTTGACAGGCTGAAGATTGATGACCCAGTAGGGGCTACATCGGTTCACCTCGTTTGTGGGATTTGGGGTACTCTGGCAGTCGGTCTGTTCAGCGCCGGTCCCGGTGTGTACTCTTGGTACGGTGACGGTCTTGGCCCAGCAAAAGGTTTGTTGATAGGTGGAGGCCCGAATCAGTTAATCGCTCAGTTGGTTGGCATTGTCTCAGTAGGTGGCATAACCGTTCTACTCAGCACAATCTTCTGGCTGGCGCTTAAGGCTACCCTGGGTATCCGAGTGACTCCACAAGAGGAGTTTGAAGGCTTGGATATTGGCGAACACGGTATGGAAGCCTACAGCGGAATGGCTAAGGAGTCTGGCGCTGGTGGAGTGAGTGATGGTGGCAGGCACGGTGGAATGGGAACCGCGTCGGGACAATATGCCAAGTAG